GACTTGCTGCCGCACCAGAGACCAGAACGCGCGAACTTTGGTGCGCACCAATTGCGTCTCCATGCCGAGCACCTTGTAGATGAGTCCGGCCTCCCCCGGCAGACGGCTTGCCCCCGCAGCCCACCCGAGCGTCTCATCGATCACCGGTTCGATCTCAGCGAAGAGCCGGTCCGCATGCACCTTCGGCGTGAGCAGCAGAACATTGGCGAAGACGTCGAATTTGCCCATGACCGCCGGGTTGCGGATATCCGCGTTCTCCGGCGCGATGACGAACTTCTCCGCAAACAGCGGCGTTCCATCGGGCCGTTCCGCATGAAGAGATGAGGAGAAGAGATCATAGGTGAAGATCTCGCCATCGCCGTAATGCTTCCGCCCCGGCATCAATATCTCGGAATAAAGTAAGGTCGCATCAGGATCGATCACTATGCGCGTGTCGCTGATGAACCGGGAATGTCGGTGCGGGATGACGGGATGGGGCAGATACTCGAGATAGGAGCCGGCTGCGAGCGTGATGTCCTGGGTTTGCGCGGCGAAGTTGGCATCCATTTCGTGGATCTTTGTCGCCGCCTGGGTCGTGACATGCGCCTCGGCATTCTCCGCGAGGTCGATCTCGATGGCATAACGGTCGCCCTGCAGAATGCCGCCGGCATTGCTGATGATGGAGACGCAAGGCAGGCTCGGCATTTCCTCATCCCAGTAGAGCGCCTGCTGGACGAGGAGAGGCGCGCGGCGGTGGAGTTCAAGCAGTGCGGTCCGCTCCCCTCGCCGTCTGAAGCCGAGCCGAAGGAAAGCGTCCTTCCCAAGCCCTCCGCTCGGCAATTGCTTCGGTTCATCCCGATAACGGGAGAGCTCTGGGGCACTGGCCAGCAGCACTGGGCTATTCCGCGGGGACGGCAATATCGAACAGCACATTCTCCCGGATCAGGCGCACCAGTTCCGGAATGCCTTCCCCGGTCTTGCAGTTGGTGAAAATGAACGGCTTCTTGCCGCGCATCAGCCGGGAGTCGCGGTCCATCACCTCGAGGCTGGCGCCCACATGCGGTGCCAGATCGGTCTTGTTGATGACCAGGATATCGGACTGGGTGATGCCGGGGCCGTTCTTGCGCGGAATCTTGTCGCCCGCCGCCACGTCGATGACATAGATGAAGAAGTCGATCAGCGCCGGGCTGAATGTCAGGGTGAGATTGTCTCCACCGCTTTCGATCAGCACGAGATCGGTATCGGGGAAGCGCGCTTCCATTTCCTCGACCGCCGCCAGATTCATGCTGGGATCCTCGCGCACCGCCGTGTGCGGGCATCCGCCAGTCTCCACACCGATGATACGGTCTTCGATCAGGATGCCCTTCAACGTGCGCTGCACATGCTTGGCATCCTCCGTCGTGACGATGTCATTCGTGACCACCAGAATCTTGAGCCCCATCTTGATCAGAAGGGGCGTGATCGCCTCGACGATTGCTGTCTTGCCGGAACCGACAGGGCCTCCGACGCCGATGCGTGTGATACTCTTCATTGTGTCTGCCCTCAGTTCATGAACATGCGAACATGCGCCTTCACGTGCACGGCCGCCAAAATGTCGGTGACAGGAGAAAAGTTTCTCATATCCGAGAGTGTGCCGGCGCGGACCTGCTCGTACATGTCCTCGACGGTCCCGTTGACCTCCAGCAGGATCGCCTGGGTCTCGAGGAATGAGATGCGCATCAATCGCAATGCAGCGCCCAGCATCATTGCGGCGACTCCATATTGATGCACGGCGAAGGCCTCGTTCACCTCGATCCCGAGATCGCTGGTGATGATCGCAAGCCCGATGGGGAAGGTGCCGGGCGTGGCCCCTGACCTGACCTTTTCCATCCAGTCGGCAAGCAAGGGCGTCTTGACCACATGTTCCCCAAGCTCGCCGAGCTTGCGGCCCATGCGCACGGTCATCAGCCGCATCTCCTCACCCAGCTTGCGCTGGTAGGAAGCCTGATCGGCGGCGACGATCGTGCAGAGATCCGACATTTGCGCCGCGCGATGCGCAACGATCAGGGCAACCCCATCAAGCGTTGCCGCTTGCCGCGTGGCGCTCAGCACCATCGCCTTGAGCGTCTCCGCATCATGCACGACGCCTTGCTGGATGGCCGATTCCAGTCCGTTGGAGAAGGAGAAGGCACCAACCGGCAGGGCCGAATCCGCGAACTGCACGAGGCGCAGGAGCTTGGCGAGATGATCCATGGGACCGCGACGATCAGCTGTGACTGTGCGCGTGCGCGTCATGGCCATGGGCATGCGAGGCCATCTCCGCTCCGCCGAACAGCCGTCGTGCCTCGTGAGGCGCAAGATACGGAATGACTTCGGACCCTGCCACGAATTCGAAAGAGACCGCCGGAAAGGCATGGGTCCGCATGACCGAGCTCATGACCTTTTCATCGAGCGTCAGCGGCACGAACACCTTCTTGCCTTTCACCACCGCGGGCCAGTGTTGATTTCCAAGCGCATGCCCGAGTTCGACGCAGGTGCGCAGCATCAGTTCCGGCTTCTGTTCCATCACGCGGCTGAGGTCGACGACCATCACCTTCTTGAGCTCGGTCTTGACCACCACCGCATGCGCGCCGGGCCCGTCCCACACCAGAACGTCTCCATCGTGCAGATGCGTGTTGCGGCGAAGGGCAACCGCCAGTTCGAGGCCGCCGGAGGTCTGCCTGCGGAAGCGGTTCTTCTGCGCCTCCCATTGGTCGAGCACGAGCCAGTCGATCTGGGCCGAGTTCAACCTTTCCTTCCAGGCCGGCTCGCGCGCATTGCCGAGGACGGATTCGATCAGGATCATGTGCAACCTTTCAGCTGAAGAAGTACAATTGATTGAGCGCGATGGTCTTCGGCGGGGTCACCGTCGCATGCACACCGTCGACCGTGACCGCGAAGGTCTGCGGGTTGACGTCGATCTTCGGCAGATAGTTGTTGAGCACCATGTGCTCCTTGCCGAGCACCCGTGTATTCTGGACCGGCATGACCATGCGCTGGAGCCCGTATTTCTCCTTGACGCCGGCGTCATATGCGGCACGCGAAACGAAGCTGATGCAGGTCTTGGGCAAGGCCGTCCCGAAGG
This genomic stretch from Rhodoligotrophos defluvii harbors:
- a CDS encoding urease accessory protein UreD; the protein is MLASAPELSRYRDEPKQLPSGGLGKDAFLRLGFRRRGERTALLELHRRAPLLVQQALYWDEEMPSLPCVSIISNAGGILQGDRYAIEIDLAENAEAHVTTQAATKIHEMDANFAAQTQDITLAAGSYLEYLPHPVIPHRHSRFISDTRIVIDPDATLLYSEILMPGRKHYGDGEIFTYDLFSSSLHAERPDGTPLFAEKFVIAPENADIRNPAVMGKFDVFANVLLLTPKVHADRLFAEIEPVIDETLGWAAGASRLPGEAGLIYKVLGMETQLVRTKVRAFWSLVRQQVKGVPVPDEFLWS
- the ureG gene encoding urease accessory protein UreG; this encodes MKSITRIGVGGPVGSGKTAIVEAITPLLIKMGLKILVVTNDIVTTEDAKHVQRTLKGILIEDRIIGVETGGCPHTAVREDPSMNLAAVEEMEARFPDTDLVLIESGGDNLTLTFSPALIDFFIYVIDVAAGDKIPRKNGPGITQSDILVINKTDLAPHVGASLEVMDRDSRLMRGKKPFIFTNCKTGEGIPELVRLIRENVLFDIAVPAE
- a CDS encoding urease accessory protein UreF; the encoded protein is MAMTRTRTVTADRRGPMDHLAKLLRLVQFADSALPVGAFSFSNGLESAIQQGVVHDAETLKAMVLSATRQAATLDGVALIVAHRAAQMSDLCTIVAADQASYQRKLGEEMRLMTVRMGRKLGELGEHVVKTPLLADWMEKVRSGATPGTFPIGLAIITSDLGIEVNEAFAVHQYGVAAMMLGAALRLMRISFLETQAILLEVNGTVEDMYEQVRAGTLSDMRNFSPVTDILAAVHVKAHVRMFMN
- the ureE gene encoding urease accessory protein UreE (involved in the assembly of the urease metallocenter; possible nickel donor), with the translated sequence MILIESVLGNAREPAWKERLNSAQIDWLVLDQWEAQKNRFRRQTSGGLELAVALRRNTHLHDGDVLVWDGPGAHAVVVKTELKKVMVVDLSRVMEQKPELMLRTCVELGHALGNQHWPAVVKGKKVFVPLTLDEKVMSSVMRTHAFPAVSFEFVAGSEVIPYLAPHEARRLFGGAEMASHAHGHDAHAHSHS